AGGACAGGCCGCTGTGGCTGGGGGGGTGGTGCACGGCTGAGGCCGGGGACAGGGTGGTGTTGCTCTGAGTCTCGGTGGTGGGGGACACCAGGCCCGGGGGGGTGGACGACTCATAACCGGAGCTGGCTGCCGGTGAGGAGTCCGACGCGGAGGGCGCGGATTCGTGGACCTGGAGAGAAAAACCACGTTTAAAATCATCAACGTGACGGAAAaataagtcacacacacacacacacacacacacacacacacacacacacacacacacacacacacacacacacacacacacacctaccttcATGTGTTTGCGCAGGGAGCTGGGGTGTGTGTAGGACTTGTCACACATCTTACACAGGTAGGGTTTGTCTGACGTGTGAACGTGCATGTGTTTCTTCCGGTCGCTGCTGTTCGCGAACCTCCGGTCGCAGCCCTCAAACTCACACTGGAACGGCTTCTctcctggggggcgggggggacaGACATGGTCAGAAATCTGTTACTGGACGTCAGGAGCgcagaaaaaagtaaaattcagAGGCAAAACCAACAAAGTTGAGGGACAGTTATGGCTGTACGGCCCCCCCACCATAACCCCAAACCACAGCCGTTACAGACACCCCGATCGTGGTTCTAATGTAGCTGTGAACTTATTTCAGACGGGTGGGGGTCGCTTACATCTCATTTAGCCTAAAAAATGCGCATGCTGATGCGGAGGGGGTTGGTGGCCGACAGgccgtcctgattggctgacacgATTTGTTTGGAgacaataaaaatttaattagcACGTGACCAATTTCACGGAACAGAACAATAAAGTTTTTATCACGGAAATAAGTTTAAATATGAGATTCTGAGATTCTGGTCCCGGTTCCGTTCCGGTGGTTCAGTTCAGAccagaggagaaaacaaaaggcgttacacacacacacacacacacacacacacacacacacacacacacacacacacacacacacacacacacacacacacacacaagtaaacCACCTAAAGAAATACTGATCGATCACTTTTGCACCACGCTGGTGtgaatgtaagtgtgtgtgtttatattctGTTCACCATCAGATCACCTTTATTCCGGTTTAAAGTGGACTAAATGAATTAAACCCGCAGAATTAAATTGTTCAGCGGGATCGGAGACGGGATTTCATCTCCAAACGAACCCAGAAGTGATTCTGATCCGGGTCGGGATGTGACCCTAAATCCACTCTGAGTGTTTTTcctttagaattaaaaaaataataattagctTTTAATTTGAGTGGAACTAAACGCGTCTTCATCACCGCAGAATAACCGCACGTCCCGCACGGAGGACGGCCCGGACCGGGGGGAACGACAggagaacctgtgtgtgtgtgtgtgtgtgtgtgtgtgtgtgtgtgtgtgtgtgtgtgtgtgtgtgtgtgtgtgtgtgtgtgtgtgtgtgtgtgtgtgtgtgtgtcctgctgacctgtgtgtgtcctcttgtggATCTTCAGGTTCTCGGAGCGGGCGAACACCTTCCCGCAGCCCGGGAACGGGCAGGGGAACGGCTTCTCCCCGGTGTGGACCCGGATGTGGTTGACCAGCTTGTACTTGGCCTTGAAGGGTTTGCTCTCTCGGCCGCAGTCCTCCCAGAAGCAGATGTGGTTGGTCTGCTCCGGACCCCCGACGTGCTCCACCGAGACGTGCGTCACCAGTTCGTGCATGGTGCTGAAGGTCTTGTTGCAGCTCTTCTTGGGGGGGCTGAGCTGCTCGGGGTCGATCCACTTGCAGATGAGCTCCTGCTTGATGCACTGCTGCCGCATGTACCGGAAGAAGGCTCCGGGGTGGTGGGCCATGTTCATGCCcatgttcatgttcatggaGCCGTACTGGTTGTGCAGCTGCGCCGCCGCGTACGGGTCGGTCCGGGGGCTGGACACCTGGTGGTACTGGTCGGACCGGCCGAACACCTCCCCCGGTAGTCCGAGCCGCATCTGCCCGTTCAGCACGTTGGGGGATCCGTGGGAGCCGTGCTGGTCGTGGATCCCCGGGAAGAGGATGTGGCCCTGAGTGTCTGAGTGGGAGTGATGGAGGGACCCCCCCGCGGGGCCAAAGAGCGTGTGCTGGCCGCCCGCCGGGGAGGACTCCCCGAAGCCGCGGCTGCGAAACAGAAAGTCCCGGGTGGAGTTGAAGGGGGAGCCCGCGTAGGAGGTGACGTGGGCGGCGTGAGCCCCCAGCGCCGCCGCGGGGTACCCGGGGGCCTGGGAGCTGAAGGCGGAGCTCTGTCCCGGGGAGAGGTCGTGGTTCAGCTTGAACGCGCCCATGTGCGCAGAGTCCACAAAGCTGTTCTGGGCCAGACCCAGGTCCCGGTCCTGCATGTCCCCGGCCGGGTGGTGCCGGGAGAAGGAGCCCACCCCCAGTCCGGGGAACTGGTGCCCAGCGTCCAGTAACATCTAGTCTCTAGCAGCGTTCGGTCGGATCAACAGAGAAGTTAGAGAAGAATGAGATGTTCCCCCCTGGACACCATATCAACGCGCTCCGCTCATCacggaaaacacacaaacctgatGACCGAACTCTGGATTTACTTGTGAACAACTTGTGCCTCCAAATCCCAATCCAGAGTTTCCTCACGTCCTCCTCTGCTGCCTGTGTCTACTGGGAGAGCTCCAGTGGCGGGACGGCTGAGACTGGGAGTCCTGGGCTGGACGGAGCATCTCAACGACGCTGTTCGCGGGTCGGGTTCTTCTCTCTGCCGGGTTTACCGCGGAGGGTCCCTGTTTCTCCGTAGACTggctctccctctccttccgCCCCCTTTAACTGGACCCCGTTCATTCATTCCTCGCCGTCTGATTGGCCACCGCGCCTCATCAATCCCAGGAGCCCCTCCAATGGGAGGCAGCGCTCCGCCGCTTCACTAGTACAACGCCATTTTCACTAATGATTACCGCCTCCTCTAGGCagagattgggggggggggggtcgtgacAGACAGGAGAGAGTGTGCTTTGTTGTTTATATGTCGTGGGTTGTAGAATGTTAATTATAAAGAACTTcgaaatttaaataaaataatttgaatggATTGGAAAAGTTGATCAGACTGAATTATTAAGGTATGgattattaataatttacatGTCCTGTAACAACTctgaatatttaacatttacaacGTCAGAAATGATCGCCCAGTTATCTCATGTAGTGTTATTACTACTTTATTACCAACACTTATTCATACATGACATGAATATATTTTCATGTGTAACACAACACTCTGCGTTGCCAGAAACGCTCCACGGTCCACATTATTTCCACGCAGGTTTGGTTCCTCAGACACGAACGTTACTGACTCATTAAATTGTTTTCTGATAAAAACTGGATCGcacaaaaaattatttgtagTATTTttcagaaacattaaaatatttacaaccCATTGTTCCAAGTGTACACATGAATACTTGTGTATTAATGGTGATAATGTCACATTAATTCAGGGCAGCTTTACGGTCTGGTGTAAAACCTCCTCACAGCTGAGAAGCCTCCCGTCCAGCGGTTTGCCACTGGTTACAGAACCACAACTGGGCCTAACTGGGGCTCCAGATGTCGCTGGTTCTGCCAGTGGTTGATGCTGGTTTGTAATCTTTACTGGTTCCATATGTTGTTGGTTCTCACATTCACCACAGCAGTGAAATGACTTGTGAATGTGGTGAGGCGCAGACCGAGGAGCCATTAATGTCCTTTAATGTCTTCACTGAACATAGAGCTTCATGAAGGAGGATGTTGTTCAGCTGCTGCGGAGTTCAGATGTCCGGATACATTTTTTCTAttagttatttatttgtgtatgtatttatttaggtagttagttaatttttttaaatttattttttgcgcTGGTTCTGCGTCACGTCTTTACGCACCAAGAGACGCCCCGCAGAAAATAACGGACCGAGGTTTTCAGACTCTTCTGTTCACCAGAGCAGCTTCCTCTTtgccccccatacacacacacacacacacacacacacacacacacacacacacacacacacacacacacacacacacacacacacacacacacacacacacacacacacacacacacacacacacatctgtctaACGGGAGTCAGTATTAAACAAAGCTTTGCTTCATTTACTGGAAACTTTCCATCACAAGCATGAACTAAATCTGCGTACAAATGGATCTACGCGCCTCACGGCTGCTCGTTCATGTAAAGTCAAATGAAGTTTACTTACAGCTGGTCAGAATCCCTCCAAGGGGTCCCGTTCCATTCCCAACACCTCAGCCTGTCCGCTCGGCTCGGCGGAGGCGACGGGAACGTTTAGAACTTTTTTTAATAGTGAGCAGCTCGGAGCGGGACAGACCGAgcggtgtgtgtatgtgtgtgtgtgtgtgtgtgtgtgtgtgtgtgtgtgtgtgtgtgtgtgtgtgtgtgtgtgtgtgtgtgtgtgtgtgtgtgtgtgccattctTCAAGTCCATTTCAATTCGCTCCACAGGAGCTGATCCAAGTTCAAAGTCACGTCTGGCTCCAGAActtcttcatttctttatttctcctgAAACCTGgacccagaggaggaagaagagaggaggaacgtTCAGAGTGTACCGGGTGGGGCTCATGGGTTCTCACCGCCtggagaaggaaagagaaaaaaccAACAGGTTTAGAGAAATGTGCGTAAATGTTTAGAGCACAAATGGAACCCTTTAGGATGACATGACATACGGGTCAGACTGATCCGTGACGTCAGAGCTGCTTCTTAATAATTATGATGTAAATGTCATCCAGTCTGTGTCACCGGGAGACTCTGAGGTTATAAACGGGACTAGAGGCGTCTCTCTGCTATCTGACATTATCAATATGTTGACACTCTGGAGGTCACTGGAGGTCACTGCTGTGACTCCCGTGACCTCGTGTTTCATGCATGTTTGACCTCCGACCCGTTAAGACCACATATGTTGCCCCCTTGACTCTTTTTGGTAAAATAACCCTGTTTATGACAAAGCGCCTTTGTTTTAAAGAGAgcggggggggcagagaggttTGGTCCTCTGTTCCGTGTCGGTCCACATTCAATTCTGAAGCTAGAAGCCAATAAAAATATTTCGATCCTTTCAATAGAGATTAAAATCACAATTAGataattgaaaaataattagTTGTGTAAATTGATTTTCATTAGTGCGACGTGTCAGAATCTGATGAATGTTTATGGATCATTACCGAGACACAATTTCATCTATACTTTTGAAAACATGacattgggaatttttttttggcaaaggaTGAAGATATAGTTTGAATTGTTACGCAGCAAAAAACattaatagtgtgtgtgttcactgtggacccccccacacacacacacacacacactgctgtaggAGGTTTATGGGGTGTCAGAGGaacaggttttatttatatacatcTTTTATCtttgcacaaatttccccactgtgggacaataaaggtctattattattattaaaaaataccggagacacacacacacacacacacacacacacacacacacacacacacacacacacacacacatgtcagaaAAACATGTGAATAAAATCCACACACGGACTCACACACgcgtaaaaacaataaaaccagCGCGACTCAGAATAACAGCAACagatttttattctaatattttctGAGAATATATCCCGTTATACATTAATGTTTGAGTTTGAACAAAATAACGTGTTCCGATCCTGTGATAATCTGGATTATAAATCAGTGTGAACGGAGGCCTGAGACACAACGGATTCAGGTTTCCACACTGAAGGACACGGAGGTGTGTTGATGAACAGCAGCTATTGCTAATCGATTGGAAAGGTGTGTGGATGAAGACGTATCAATGACACACGTCCTGCTGTCACGGGGGGGTCCAATCCGTCATAGTGAACCTGAATGTAGTTTAAACGGAGCCTGACAGTCTCCATTATGACGGGAATTACACCGTGATGATGGTGGGGGCGGACGGCCCGGGATGGGGTGACCAGtccggatttttttaaaaaaaagtaatctattttttaattttataaaacaaatgaaacattttttgtattgtttttatgaatTATTATGACCGTGACGACGGGACACTCTTTACAAAATTCCGTTTGAAgcttatttaaattaaatgcaggTTTTATAAAACTGAACATCAGCCGGAGACACAAACGGAGGTTTTAGATTTTCAtggtttatatttaatttgatttttcagAGAAATCCTTTTAGTTTGGTGATTTAATAACGTTTCATAAGTTTAATTCAACAAAACAATGATGTCCTGGGTGCTGCAggtttttctaaaaaaaaattttttaaactttgcatCATTTGTGTTCCCTATTAAACTAAAATTACACACTAGTTGGAATGCGGCCATCAGGcgggtttgttttgttgttcttttctttaaatCAGAGGAAGACGAACCAGAATCTAACAAAAACCGACTTTTCGCTCACACACAtttcgctcacacacacacacacacacacatttcgcTCACACACAtttcgctcacacacacacacacacacacacatttcgcTCACACACAtttcgctcacacacacacacacacacactcacacacacacacacacacacacacacacacacacacacacacacacacacacacactgaaacggATCTGCTGTAAGTTTGTGAGAACAACTTTCTGGAGTCAACAGCGATAAAGAGAGTGAGGGGGCGGAACCCTGCTGGGCCCTCGCGCTGAACGGCAGCCAATCACCTCGTCCTCCTGACTGCCAGTCACCGAAATCCGACCAATCCCCGCGGTGCCATTTCTAAACTCTGTCCCCCACCGCGTCCTCCAACTGGTGTGTGTTCCTCCCCTCGCTGGAGGACAGACTGGGAGAGGACCAGTTAGAGCCGGACCGACAACTTCTGGAGCCTCGAACACATTCTGGGATGTTTTAGAGAAAACTAGTGCGGGGAGCGCGGATGGACCCAGAGTCGTGATGGAGCCCCCCAAGAGGAACCCGGCGCTCCGGTTAGCGGACCTGGCAGCGACTCAAGCCCTTCCTCACCAGAACATGACAGGCTTCCCGGGGCTGGGGGGGCACCACCCGCTGTCCCACCATGCCCACCTCCACCCTGGGGAGGTGGGCTCCGACCCCGGAGCGGCGCTCACTCCGTTCGGACCCGAGCACATGGCGCAGACCAGCGCCCTGAAGCTCAGCCCGGCCCCCCATCTCCAGAGCCACCCCGAAGCCCAGACCGCGTCCTTCACCGCCCAGACCACCGTGGGCTTCCCCGCGGCCCACCCCCACTCAGGCTACCCCCCCAGCAGGGACTTCATCCTCAGGAGAGAGCTCTCAGCCTCCGCTATGCACGCACTGGACCAGCACAGTTCCGCCTCCTCCCCCCATCACCACGGCATGTTCATCTCCCCAACAGGTGCCTACGGGCACACGGAGAGTGGGGGCCACTCACTCTTCACCGGACTTCACGACCAGGCGTCCCCGGGCCCCCACCACCACGCCCTGAACGGGCAGATGCGGCTGGACCTCTACGGCCGGACGGAGCCCTTCGCGCACCGGCCGGAGCACTACGGAGCCCCCTCCCTCCACGGATACCCCTCCGTGAACCTGAACGTGAACATCTCCGCGCCTCACGGAGCCGCGGGGGCGTTCCTGAGGTACATGAGGCAGCCCATCAAGCAGGAGCTCATCTGCAAGTGGGTGGACCCGGACCAGGGCCAGAAGAAGCCCTGCTCCAAGACCTTCAGCACCATGCACGAACTGGTCAACCACGTCACGGTGGAGCACGTGGGGGGGCCGGAGCAGAGCACCCACGTCTGCTTCTGGGAGGACTGTCCGCGGGAGGGGAAGGCGTTCAAGGCCAAGTACAAACTGATCAACCACATCCGGGTCCACACCGGGGAGAAGCCGTTCCCCTGCCCGTTCCCGGGCTGCGGGAAGGTGTTCGCCCGCTCCGAGAACCTGAAGATccacaagaggacacacacaggtcagcaggacacacacacacacacacacacacacacacacacacacacacacacacacacacacacacacacacacacacacacacacacacacacacacacacacacacacacacacacacaggtcagcaggacacacacacacacacacacacacacacacacacacacacacacacacacacacacacacacacaggtcagcaggacacacacacacacacacacacacacacacacacacacacacacacacacacacacacacaggtcagcaggacacacacacacacacacacacacacacacacacacacacacacacacacacacacacacacacacaggtcagcaggacacacacacacacacacacacacacacacacacacacacacacacacacacacacacacacacacacacacacacacacacacacacacacacacacacaggtcagtaggacacacacacacacacacacacacatacacacacacacacacagacacacacacacacacacatacacacacacacacacacacacacatacacacacacaggtcagtaggacacacacacacacacacagacacacacacacaggtcagtaggacacacatacacacacacacacacacacacacacacacacacacacacacacacaggtcacacgtGATGTGAAAGTACGGAGCGCGTCTTTCGGAGGTGCGTTAAGGCAGCGCGTAAACGCGTTTCATTTCCTCTGGAATGTTTTGACTCCTCCGgtgtgaaccacgtgatcagaACGGATTCCCGGTAAACCGTGTTCACATGTTTACCGGACAGAATCACTAACGCAGAGAGAataaacatgtgtgtgtatgacaagaagatgtgtgtgttgggtttaaAAGTCTGGACTGAGGCTCCTGTTCTCTGACTGTGAatgacccccccctccagatTCGGTCCCAAACAACAGAACTTTAGTCACAAAACGCGTCGCGTTAAAAATCCAAGACGATCAGAAAGAAGTTCACAGGATGGAGGAGTTCCATTGGACACCTACacctctgagtgtgtgtgtgtgtgtgtgtgtgtgtgtgtgtgtgtgtgtgtgtgtgtgtgtgtgtgtgtgtgtgtgtgtgtgtgtgtgtgtgtgtgagagactcCTGGTGGTCTCTggtaccccccccacacacacacacaccagagaccTTCCTGTGTGAGGGTTCTGtgaggtccatcaggtccatcaggtccatcaggtccattaggtccatcaggtccatcaggtccatcaggtccatcaggtccattaggtccatcaggtccatcaggtccatcaggtccatcaggtccatcaggtccattaggtccatcaggtccatcaggtccatcaggtccattaggtccatcaggtccattaggtccatcaggtccatcaggtccatcaggtccattaggtccatcaggtccatcaggtccattaggtccatcaggtccatcaggtccatcaggtccatcaggtccatcaggtccattaggtccatcaggtccatcaggtccatcaggtccatcaggtccattaggtccatcaggtccatcaggtccatcaggtccatcaggtccattaggtccatcaggtccatcaggtccattaggtccatcaggtccattaggtccatcaggtccattaggtccatcaggtccatcaggtccatcaggtccatcaggtccattaggtccatcaggtccattaggtccatcaggtccattaggtccatcaggtccatcaggtccatcaggtccatcaggtccatcaggtccattaggtccatcaggtccatcaggtccatcaggtccattaggtccatcaggtccatcaggtccatcaggtccatcaggtccatcaggtccatcaggtccattagGTCCATCAGGTCTGGTTCTGCCTGAAGCCTCTGATGTATTATTGATTACTCCGTTTCCACGGTGACGCTGACTCTGTCTCTTGTCCAGGAGAGAAACCGTTCAAGTGTGAGTTTGACGGCTGCGACAGGAAGTTTGCGAACAGCAGCGACAGGAAGAAGCACTCCCACGTGCACACGAGCGACAAGCCCTACCTGTGTAAGGTCCGCGGCTGCGACAAGTCCTACAC
This window of the Antennarius striatus isolate MH-2024 chromosome 12, ASM4005453v1, whole genome shotgun sequence genome carries:
- the zic2a gene encoding zinc finger protein ZIC 2a isoform X1 produces the protein MLLDAGHQFPGLGVGSFSRHHPAGDMQDRDLGLAQNSFVDSAHMGAFKLNHDLSPGQSSAFSSQAPGYPAAALGAHAAHVTSYAGSPFNSTRDFLFRSRGFGESSPAGGQHTLFGPAGGSLHHSHSDTQGHILFPGIHDQHGSHGSPNVLNGQMRLGLPGEVFGRSDQYHQVSSPRTDPYAAAQLHNQYGSMNMNMGMNMAHHPGAFFRYMRQQCIKQELICKWIDPEQLSPPKKSCNKTFSTMHELVTHVSVEHVGGPEQTNHICFWEDCGRESKPFKAKYKLVNHIRVHTGEKPFPCPFPGCGKVFARSENLKIHKRTHTGEKPFQCEFEGCDRRFANSSDRKKHMHVHTSDKPYLCKMCDKSYTHPSSLRKHMKVHESAPSASDSSPAASSGYESSTPPGLVSPTTETQSNTTLSPASAVHHPPSHSGLSSNFSEWYV
- the zic2a gene encoding zinc finger protein ZIC 2a isoform X2 gives rise to the protein MLLDAGHQFPGLGVGSFSRHHPAGDMQDRDLGLAQNSFVDSAHMGAFKLNHDLSPGQSSAFSSQAPGYPAAALGAHAAHVTSYAGSPFNSTRDFLFRSRGFGESSPAGGQHTLFGPAGGSLHHSHSDTQGHILFPGIHDQHGSHGSPNVLNGQMRLGLPGEVFGRSDQYHQVSSPRTDPYAAAQLHNQYGSMNMNMGMNMAHHPGAFFRYMRQQCIKQELICKWIDPEQLSPPKKSCNKTFSTMHELVTHVSVEHVGGPEQTNHICFWEDCGRESKPFKAKYKLVNHIRVHTGEKPFPCPFPGCGKVFARSENLKIHKRTHTGEKPFQCEFEGCDRRFANSSDRKKHMHVHTSDKPYLCKMCDKSYTHPSSLRKHMKVHESAPSASDSSPAASSGYESSTPPGLVSPTTETQSNTTLSPASAVHHPPSHSGLSSNFSE
- the zic5 gene encoding zinc finger protein ZIC 5 translates to MEPPKRNPALRLADLAATQALPHQNMTGFPGLGGHHPLSHHAHLHPGEVGSDPGAALTPFGPEHMAQTSALKLSPAPHLQSHPEAQTASFTAQTTVGFPAAHPHSGYPPSRDFILRRELSASAMHALDQHSSASSPHHHGMFISPTGAYGHTESGGHSLFTGLHDQASPGPHHHALNGQMRLDLYGRTEPFAHRPEHYGAPSLHGYPSVNLNVNISAPHGAAGAFLRYMRQPIKQELICKWVDPDQGQKKPCSKTFSTMHELVNHVTVEHVGGPEQSTHVCFWEDCPREGKAFKAKYKLINHIRVHTGEKPFPCPFPGCGKVFARSENLKIHKRTHTGEKPFKCEFDGCDRKFANSSDRKKHSHVHTSDKPYLCKVRGCDKSYTHPSSLRKHMKVHCKSPPPPSATYVSPTNLLGDPLSPHSDQHRGRPANLSPQVTNLNEWYVCQGSGGPTHLHTPSSDVPTSDSDDEDSFRNSDPRTML